The Sphingorhabdus sp. Alg231-15 genome has a segment encoding these proteins:
- a CDS encoding phosphoribosyl-AMP cyclohydrolase — MKKIAILLAAVPLALVACTSEPNSAEATAESSEAAAPITAEEVAAAQTAWGEGIVTIGKAFSEEGDFRAAADAHIKKFYAYGDDATILFKPTLAAEDQFRGDFDGAMSYFVGTEGSEDKGFAIKPWTAVRWENEGTVVDSDSAMAMGNYYFTDTEGNDTKVEYSFGYVRGADGELKINLHHSSVPFGG, encoded by the coding sequence ATGAAGAAAATTGCTATTTTGCTCGCAGCAGTGCCGCTGGCTCTCGTGGCTTGTACGTCTGAGCCAAATTCAGCCGAAGCCACGGCAGAAAGTTCAGAAGCAGCGGCACCAATAACCGCTGAAGAAGTGGCCGCTGCGCAAACGGCGTGGGGCGAAGGCATTGTTACGATCGGAAAGGCGTTTTCCGAAGAAGGTGACTTCCGGGCAGCCGCTGACGCGCATATCAAGAAATTTTATGCTTATGGTGATGACGCGACCATATTGTTCAAACCAACCCTGGCAGCCGAAGACCAGTTTCGCGGCGACTTTGACGGAGCAATGAGCTATTTTGTCGGAACGGAAGGTTCTGAAGACAAAGGCTTCGCCATCAAGCCATGGACCGCTGTGCGCTGGGAAAACGAAGGCACCGTTGTTGATAGCGATAGCGCGATGGCCATGGGCAATTATTACTTCACCGACACTGAAGGCAACGATACCAAAGTGGAATATAGCTTTGGATATGTTCGCGGTGCGGATGGTGAGTTGAAAATCAATCTGCATCACAGTTCGGTTCCCTTTGGAGGCTAA
- a CDS encoding acyl-CoA desaturase — translation MGRDLQSGSAAFKVNSLTDLDQASPDEGEVQWDAGRSIWNMGFLFGALILGPLYFTWGAFAAFLGLSAITLCAGHSVGFHRRLIHRSFECPKWLERTLVYFGTLVGMGGPIWTIGLHDSRDWAQREEKCHWFLRHGKPLWTEGFYYLNFKLKLKNPPGFDPGPEIANDPFYQFLQKTWMLHQIPVALILFAIGGLPWVIWGVVVRVAACTTMHWFISYFAHSRGPQDWHLDDAALQAHNVPALAIPTMGESWHCNHHAFPSSACHGLYPGQIDLGYQFILLLEKMGLAWDIKLPSNLPPRPGISPVSERALSIAAKGQEKLSKPFVSQDSQ, via the coding sequence ATGGGACGTGATCTCCAGAGCGGCAGCGCCGCCTTCAAAGTCAACAGCCTTACCGATCTGGATCAGGCCAGCCCCGATGAAGGGGAAGTCCAGTGGGATGCCGGTCGCTCCATCTGGAATATGGGCTTTCTTTTCGGCGCCCTGATCCTCGGCCCGCTTTATTTCACCTGGGGCGCTTTTGCCGCTTTTCTCGGGCTATCGGCCATTACATTATGTGCAGGACATTCGGTCGGCTTTCACCGCCGCCTCATTCACCGCAGTTTTGAATGTCCCAAATGGCTGGAACGCACATTGGTCTATTTCGGCACGCTGGTCGGCATGGGTGGTCCGATCTGGACCATTGGACTGCATGACAGTCGCGACTGGGCGCAGAGAGAGGAAAAATGCCACTGGTTTCTCCGCCATGGCAAGCCGCTTTGGACGGAAGGCTTCTATTATCTCAACTTCAAGCTGAAGCTGAAAAATCCGCCTGGCTTTGATCCGGGACCGGAAATCGCCAATGATCCGTTTTACCAGTTCCTGCAAAAAACCTGGATGCTGCATCAAATTCCGGTCGCGCTGATACTCTTTGCAATTGGTGGACTACCATGGGTGATATGGGGTGTGGTCGTGCGGGTGGCGGCCTGCACCACGATGCACTGGTTCATTTCCTATTTTGCCCATAGCCGCGGACCGCAGGACTGGCATCTTGATGACGCGGCATTGCAGGCGCATAATGTCCCTGCCCTTGCCATTCCAACCATGGGAGAAAGCTGGCATTGCAACCACCATGCGTTTCCCAGTTCGGCCTGCCATGGCCTTTATCCCGGGCAGATTGATCTGGGCTACCAGTTTATATTGTTGCTTGAGAAAATGGGTCTGGCCTGGGATATCAAGCTACCGTCCAACCTACCGCCACGCCCCGGTATTTCGCCGGTTAGCGAGCGGGCGCTCTCCATAGCAGCGAAGGGCCAGGAAAAATTATCCAAGCCCTTCGTTTCTCAAGATAGCCAATAA
- a CDS encoding SRPBCC family protein produces the protein MLIVGVSTLTIRTLLDSEFGKGTLLYIAIPFVISLALAFFTKVSEGTTIWKQYLNHMRLVTIIFLATSVILFEGFICMLMFMPIYYLVVSLTFLFRWLSRDKSDDSLNNIFKVSAFPVLILLLVSEGMIPATTVERTSTATFVAESPLSVAELQANMAAPITFSSDRHWFLRLFPLPDSVQAGSLGEGDVHHMNFTYKRWIWTNTHKGQMDVTITKVTPAHIQTKITRNDSYLDSYMEIDGTDVRFTPLADGGTRVALTVRYERLLDPAWYFGPMQNLAAKQSAKQFLRDIIFRHPVQEVQHGT, from the coding sequence TTGCTGATAGTTGGTGTATCAACACTGACGATCCGCACCCTGCTGGATAGTGAATTCGGCAAGGGAACGCTGCTCTATATTGCTATTCCATTTGTCATTTCTCTCGCTTTGGCCTTTTTCACCAAAGTCAGCGAAGGCACGACTATCTGGAAGCAGTATCTCAATCATATGCGCCTTGTCACAATCATATTTCTGGCGACATCGGTGATCTTGTTTGAAGGCTTTATCTGCATGTTGATGTTCATGCCGATCTACTATCTTGTCGTGTCCCTGACTTTTCTGTTCCGCTGGCTGTCGCGGGACAAATCGGATGACTCGCTGAATAATATTTTCAAAGTCTCGGCCTTCCCGGTGTTGATCCTTCTGTTGGTCAGCGAAGGCATGATCCCGGCAACCACGGTGGAGCGCACCAGCACCGCGACTTTTGTGGCGGAAAGCCCGCTCAGTGTCGCAGAGCTGCAAGCCAATATGGCAGCGCCGATCACCTTTTCCAGCGACCGGCACTGGTTTTTGCGCCTCTTCCCGCTGCCTGACAGCGTTCAGGCGGGCAGTCTGGGCGAAGGCGACGTCCATCACATGAACTTCACCTATAAACGGTGGATATGGACCAACACCCACAAAGGCCAGATGGATGTGACCATCACCAAAGTCACGCCCGCACATATCCAGACCAAAATCACCCGCAATGACAGTTATCTAGATAGCTATATGGAAATTGACGGCACTGACGTCCGTTTCACACCGCTGGCGGATGGCGGTACCCGGGTTGCCCTCACGGTTCGCTACGAACGCCTGCTCGACCCCGCCTGGTATTTCGGGCCAATGCAGAATCTCGCGGCGAAACAAAGCGCCAAGCAATTTCTGCGCGACATAATTTTCCGTCATCCGGTTCAGGAGGTGCAGCATGGGACGTGA